GGGACGGTGCCGCACACTGCGTCGCTGCTCTACGCCAATAACCTGACGAGCTTCGCCGCAGCGCTGGTCAGCGACGGGAAGCTGGCGCCGGATTTCGAGGACGAAATCCTGGTCGGAGCCCCGCAAGGCGATGCGTTCCACGTCCCCGGTATGGGCGGCGTGCTGGTCGCCCACGCTGGCGAAATCCACGCCGCGCAGTCGCGACTCCGCGAGGCGGCAGGATGATTGAGCTGACGCTGGCGGCGCTGGTCGCGGCGGTGACTGTTTTCGTGCTTGCCATCTTCTTGGGATTCGAGCTTATCAGCAAGGTGCCGCCGACACTGCACACCCCGCTCATGAGCGGCGCGAACGCGATTTCCGGCATCACGGTCGTCGGCGCGCTGCTGCTGAGCAACGTCGCACTCACCGACGGCAACGCGCCGCTGGCGGCGAAGCTGGCGTTCGTGGCGCTGGTGCTGGCGACGATTAACGCCGTCGGCGGATTTCTCGTGACGAACCGCATGCTGCAGATGATTGCCGGCCGGAGGCGCAAGTGATAGACGCCGCAATCTGGGACATCGGCTACCTTGTGGCGGCGCTGCTCTTTATTCTGGGGCTGAAGAAGCTGAGCCACCCGCGCACCGCACCGACGGGGAACCTCTACGGCGCGAGCGGGATGCTGCTCGCTGTTATTGTCACGCTAGCGCGTATAGAGGACTCTGGGACCGGTATCATCGGCTGGGAGCTCATCATCGGCGGGCTCGCGCTCGGCGCCGTCATCGGCACCTGGATGGCGCTGCGTGTCGAGATGACCGGCATGCCGGAGATGGTCGCACTCTTCAACGGCTTCGGCGGCGGTGCGTCGGCGCTGGTCGCGCTCTCGGAAGTGCTCAAGCGTATTGATGCCGGACCAGGCGGGGACCTCCTTGGCGGAATTCCGTCAGATGATACCACGCTCTGGGTACTCTGGATAGCGATTGGCCTTGCGGGGCTGGTCGGCTGGATTACGCTTTCCGGCAGCCTGGTCGCGATGATGAAGTTGAAGGGTGGATTCAGCCTGCCGGGCGGCAAATGGGTCAGGTTCCCGACCTGGGGACCGCCGTGGCTCAACGCCGTCAAGGTGCTGCTGCTCATTGCCTGCTTTGCATTCATCTG
This region of Candidatus Poseidoniia archaeon genomic DNA includes:
- a CDS encoding NAD(P) transhydrogenase subunit alpha: MIELTLAALVAAVTVFVLAIFLGFELISKVPPTLHTPLMSGANAISGITVVGALLLSNVALTDGNAPLAAKLAFVALVLATINAVGGFLVTNRMLQMIAGRRRK